The following are from one region of the Roseobacter fucihabitans genome:
- a CDS encoding AMP-binding protein, whose translation MTPHDRRPQNGLSHVIGDTSSPLLNLTIPDLLTGTVADMPEHPAAVFRAQNIRWTYAQFSREIDRLAGGLLSLGIEKGDRVGIWSPNRAEWLLTQFATARIGAVLVCINPAYRLAELEFALNKVACKALITARSFKSSDYTGMLSNLASGAILPSERLPHLHHIIVMGPDIPAGMRSFDALCAKGDAACVNLDAITATLDPADVINIQFTSGTTGNPKGASLTHHNIVNNAHFVTQAMRFTPADRLCIPVPFYHCFGMVMGTLGCVTKGATIVVPGEGFDPRDTLKAVSEEACTALFGVPTMFVNELALPDFPDYDLSTLRTGVMAGAPCPIEVMKQVQSKMHMRDVTICYGMTETSPVSFQSNMDDPLEQRVASVGRIHPHVEVRIVDADGNTLPIGAQGELHTRGYSVMKGYWDEPEQTAACIDARGWMHTGDLGTLDANGYCAITGRLKDMILRGGENIYPREIEEFLYTHPDIAQAQVFGIPDAALGEIVCAWIVPRDRATPTPETIRQFCKDNIAHFKVPAHIVFKTNLPMTVTGKPQKFIMREQMIAELASAPTPAQS comes from the coding sequence ATGACACCGCATGACCGACGCCCCCAAAACGGCCTGTCCCATGTGATCGGTGATACCTCTTCGCCGCTCCTCAACCTCACGATTCCGGATCTGCTGACAGGGACTGTTGCCGATATGCCGGAGCATCCGGCCGCAGTGTTCCGGGCGCAGAACATCCGCTGGACATATGCTCAATTCAGCCGCGAAATCGACCGTCTCGCAGGCGGGCTGCTCAGCCTTGGCATTGAAAAGGGCGACCGTGTGGGCATCTGGTCGCCCAACCGCGCGGAATGGTTGCTGACGCAGTTCGCCACAGCCCGTATCGGCGCGGTGCTGGTCTGCATTAACCCGGCCTATCGCCTTGCGGAACTGGAATTTGCGCTCAACAAAGTGGCCTGCAAAGCCCTCATCACCGCTCGATCGTTCAAATCCTCCGACTATACTGGCATGTTGAGCAACCTCGCATCCGGTGCCATTCTGCCCTCAGAACGACTCCCCCATCTCCACCATATCATCGTCATGGGTCCAGACATCCCGGCCGGTATGCGCAGCTTTGATGCCCTCTGCGCCAAAGGCGACGCCGCCTGCGTCAATCTCGATGCCATCACCGCGACGCTCGATCCGGCAGACGTGATCAATATCCAATTCACCTCCGGCACCACCGGCAATCCCAAAGGGGCAAGCCTCACCCATCACAACATCGTCAATAACGCACATTTCGTGACACAGGCGATGCGCTTCACACCTGCCGACAGGCTCTGCATCCCCGTCCCCTTCTATCACTGCTTCGGCATGGTCATGGGCACCCTGGGCTGCGTCACCAAAGGGGCCACCATCGTGGTGCCCGGCGAGGGTTTTGATCCCCGCGACACCCTCAAAGCCGTCTCAGAGGAGGCCTGCACCGCGCTCTTCGGCGTGCCCACGATGTTCGTCAACGAACTGGCCCTGCCAGATTTCCCCGATTACGACCTCTCCACCCTGCGCACCGGGGTCATGGCCGGTGCGCCTTGCCCGATCGAGGTCATGAAACAGGTGCAATCCAAAATGCACATGCGCGATGTCACCATCTGCTATGGCATGACCGAAACCTCGCCCGTGTCCTTCCAAAGCAATATGGATGATCCACTGGAGCAACGCGTCGCCTCGGTCGGGCGCATCCATCCCCATGTCGAAGTACGCATCGTTGACGCGGACGGAAACACCTTGCCCATCGGCGCTCAGGGCGAATTACACACGCGCGGCTACTCTGTGATGAAAGGTTACTGGGATGAACCCGAACAAACCGCCGCCTGCATCGATGCGCGGGGGTGGATGCACACCGGCGATCTTGGCACTTTGGACGCCAATGGGTATTGCGCCATCACCGGACGCCTCAAGGATATGATCCTGCGCGGCGGTGAAAACATCTATCCGCGCGAAATAGAGGAGTTTCTCTACACCCACCCCGATATCGCACAGGCGCAGGTCTTCGGTATTCCCGATGCGGCCCTGGGTGAAATCGTCTGTGCGTGGATCGTGCCCCGTGACCGCGCGACCCCAACGCCCGAAACAATCCGACAATTTTGCAAAGACAACATCGCGCATTTCAAAGTACCCGCACATATCGTCTTCAAAACCAACCTGCCCATGACCGTCACGGGCAAGCCGCAGAAATTCATCATGCGCGAACAGATGATCGCTGAACTCGCGTCCGCACCAACACCGGCTCAATCCTGA
- a CDS encoding peroxiredoxin-like family protein translates to MLMPREKTPDLQLPLLGGGTFDLSKHGSEKGTVVCFYRGLHCPLCATYLAELEKRTADFAPRGVKTIAISSDGQERTQAMADKIAAKSLRFGYDLSLSKARAWGLYVSTSRGKTSIGIEEPALFSEPGLFMVTPQQTLYYGSVQTMPFVRPHFSELVGALDFAIANEYPARGEYSGAV, encoded by the coding sequence ATGCTAATGCCGCGCGAAAAAACACCGGACCTTCAGTTGCCACTGTTGGGTGGCGGGACTTTCGATTTGTCGAAGCACGGTTCGGAAAAAGGCACGGTCGTCTGCTTTTACCGGGGATTGCACTGCCCGCTTTGCGCGACCTATCTGGCGGAACTGGAAAAGCGCACTGCGGATTTTGCGCCGCGCGGCGTTAAAACGATTGCGATCAGTTCGGATGGTCAAGAGCGCACGCAGGCGATGGCCGATAAGATCGCGGCGAAATCCTTACGCTTTGGCTATGATCTGAGCCTGAGCAAGGCGCGCGCATGGGGGCTTTATGTTTCCACGTCGCGCGGCAAGACATCCATCGGTATCGAGGAGCCCGCGCTGTTTTCAGAGCCGGGATTGTTCATGGTGACACCGCAACAGACGCTGTATTATGGGTCGGTGCAGACGATGCCATTTGTGCGGCCGCATTTCTCGGAACTGGTCGGCGCGTTGGATTTCGCGATTGCCAACGAGTATCCCGCGCGCGGTGAGTATAGCGGCGCCGTCTGA
- the rpe gene encoding ribulose-phosphate 3-epimerase, which yields MSFDRTLKIAPSILAADFANFGSECEAIEAQGADWVHVDVMDGHFVPNITFGPATCAAIRPHIKGVMDVHLMISPVDPYIDAFAQAGADVITAHIEAGPHIHRTLQAIRGAGAKAGLALNPVTPANTVEHLLDMVDLICVMTVNPGFGGQKFIHSQIDKVRQLRAMIGDRPVHIEIDGGVDPSTAPLVANAGADVLVAGSAVFKGGSVSDPAPYGANIRAIRDAANGTYV from the coding sequence ATGTCCTTTGACCGTACCCTTAAAATCGCCCCCTCTATCCTCGCGGCGGATTTCGCCAATTTCGGCTCGGAATGCGAAGCTATCGAAGCACAGGGTGCCGATTGGGTCCACGTCGATGTGATGGATGGGCATTTCGTACCCAACATCACCTTCGGCCCCGCGACCTGTGCCGCGATCCGCCCGCATATCAAGGGCGTGATGGACGTGCATCTGATGATCTCCCCCGTCGATCCCTATATCGATGCCTTCGCACAGGCCGGTGCCGATGTGATCACCGCCCATATCGAGGCGGGTCCGCACATCCACCGGACCCTTCAAGCGATCCGTGGTGCGGGTGCCAAGGCAGGTCTGGCGCTTAATCCCGTCACCCCGGCCAATACGGTGGAACACCTACTCGACATGGTCGATCTAATCTGCGTGATGACCGTAAATCCCGGTTTTGGCGGCCAGAAATTCATCCACTCCCAGATCGACAAGGTGCGCCAACTGCGCGCGATGATTGGCGATCGCCCCGTACATATCGAGATTGACGGCGGCGTTGATCCTTCCACGGCACCCTTGGTCGCAAATGCCGGCGCGGATGTTCTGGTCGCCGGTTCCGCCGTGTTCAAGGGCGGCTCGGTATCCGACCCCGCACCTTACGGCGCAAACATCCGCGCCATCCGCGACGCTGCAAATGGTACCTACGTCTGA
- a CDS encoding PaaI family thioesterase: protein MSLEIASQHLNRNGTLHGGILAMMLGSAAGFAASFSFGGEVLSRVVTVTLNTQFVAAVTAGKVVATGHVSGGGRKIVHAEAEVRGEAGVLIAKASGVFKRVS, encoded by the coding sequence GTGAGCCTTGAGATCGCGTCGCAACATCTGAACCGTAACGGCACGCTGCATGGGGGGATACTAGCGATGATGCTGGGTTCCGCCGCGGGTTTTGCCGCCTCTTTCAGCTTTGGTGGGGAGGTGTTGTCGCGCGTGGTGACGGTGACGTTGAACACGCAATTCGTCGCCGCCGTGACCGCCGGAAAGGTCGTGGCCACCGGCCATGTTTCAGGTGGGGGGCGCAAGATCGTCCATGCGGAGGCGGAGGTGCGGGGTGAAGCAGGTGTTTTGATCGCCAAGGCGTCTGGTGTGTTCAAACGGGTTTCGTGA
- a CDS encoding DUF4158 domain-containing protein, with amino-acid sequence MRAHWIVSDAELGLLKGMSEPRRLTLCYYLKYFQLHAQFPRSLDFVSPQVLKFLASQIGSADGDGLPVVPKRTDCFYRRQIIAFVGIRHFDKKARAVFLDWLVEPVLPSAPNEATSDAAITEWFLSMRMIRPKAKALRSWQRQSAGLSAFCLPGSQGGFPMTIGRALMPARDGGWPFSLCRSVAQFRCSQRRKSAQNGFTPGNRLCSRLGSDDPGGCAS; translated from the coding sequence TTGCGGGCGCACTGGATCGTAAGTGATGCGGAGCTTGGTCTATTGAAGGGCATGTCTGAGCCGCGACGTCTGACGCTTTGCTATTACCTCAAGTATTTTCAACTCCACGCGCAGTTTCCCAGATCGTTGGATTTTGTCTCTCCACAGGTTCTTAAGTTTTTGGCGTCGCAGATTGGTAGCGCCGATGGTGATGGGCTTCCCGTCGTTCCGAAGAGAACAGATTGTTTTTATCGACGCCAGATTATCGCGTTTGTTGGTATCAGGCACTTTGACAAGAAGGCCCGCGCGGTTTTCCTGGATTGGTTGGTCGAGCCCGTTTTGCCGAGCGCCCCAAATGAAGCGACATCGGACGCAGCCATTACAGAATGGTTCTTGTCCATGCGAATGATCCGCCCCAAGGCCAAAGCCCTGCGATCCTGGCAAAGGCAGAGCGCCGGTTTGAGCGCATTCTGTTTGCCAGGATCGCAGGGCGGCTTCCCGATGACCATCGGGCGCGCCTTGATGCCTGCTCGAGACGGCGGCTGGCCTTTCTCCCTTTGCCGGAGTGTCGCGCAGTTCCGGTGCAGCCAGCGTCGAAAATCTGCTCAGAACGGTTTCACGCCTGGAAACCGTTTGTGCAGTCGGCTTGGATCAGACGATCCTGGCGGATGTGCATCCTGA
- a CDS encoding Tn3 family transposase — translation MGHPDETRYALLCCFLIPRAAELSDARGDLLISITHKISARAETKVIKELVTEFRKVEGKTTHLFKMALAAEAEPTGRVCDVIFPVVSQTTISGLANEYRTENPSFSYRVHRKIRRSYAQHYRRILPVILKTLTFRSNNQSWRPLLDALEVLITDTSRKPQYFSLDEVPLDGVVRPKGRDIVIEPGPGGQPRLNRLDYEIYVLQSLGERLRTKAVWIEGATRCCNPDQDLPQDFDDRKEQYFQDIGQPLEADLFVERLKGDLITALDVFDRDLPSNKDVVLKSRSGKTRISLKPPEAQDDLAMLDALKEELTRRWPMTRLLDVLGEVDLRIGLTKSFPTAGARQTLSGDEVSRRLLLALHGIGTTIGLKAVAAGPYNVTYKELLYIRQRFIHKNALRAATRAIADATNRIRATDIRGDGSSSYASDSTQFASWDQNLMTELHQRYGGRGVMIYWHVDAKATCIHSQLKQVSSSEVASMIEGVLHHGTDLEIDRQFVDTHSQSVVGFAFCYLPGFELMPRFKGIARQKLVRALPKPERTHPNPDPLFAPKPINWDLITRHYDAMIKLAAALKQRTAEQEAILRRFIRGQPAKVTRCLRLFWNSAKQPGRSSCANTSVTKVCAARSILA, via the coding sequence GTGGGACATCCGGATGAGACGCGATATGCTTTGCTATGCTGTTTTCTTATTCCCCGCGCAGCAGAGTTGAGCGACGCACGCGGTGATCTTCTGATCAGCATCACCCACAAGATATCTGCCCGTGCGGAAACCAAGGTCATCAAGGAGCTTGTGACCGAGTTTCGCAAGGTCGAGGGCAAGACGACGCATCTGTTCAAGATGGCGCTCGCGGCAGAAGCTGAACCGACCGGTCGAGTGTGCGATGTGATTTTCCCTGTGGTCAGTCAGACGACGATAAGTGGTCTGGCCAATGAATATCGTACCGAGAACCCGTCATTTTCATACCGCGTGCATCGTAAGATACGCCGATCTTACGCGCAGCATTACCGGCGCATTCTTCCGGTGATCCTCAAGACGCTCACCTTTCGGTCAAACAATCAGAGCTGGCGCCCGCTTCTGGATGCCCTTGAAGTTTTGATCACAGACACAAGCAGGAAACCGCAATACTTTTCTCTCGATGAGGTGCCGCTGGACGGTGTTGTCAGACCCAAGGGGCGAGATATTGTCATTGAACCCGGACCCGGCGGGCAACCCCGCCTCAACCGCCTCGACTATGAGATTTATGTCCTTCAAAGCCTGGGGGAGCGTCTGCGCACCAAGGCAGTATGGATTGAAGGCGCGACCAGGTGCTGCAATCCGGATCAGGATTTGCCACAGGATTTTGACGATAGAAAAGAGCAGTATTTCCAGGATATTGGACAGCCATTGGAAGCGGATCTTTTCGTCGAACGCCTCAAGGGTGATCTCATCACCGCCCTGGACGTTTTCGACCGCGATCTGCCCTCCAACAAAGACGTGGTGCTGAAATCGCGGAGCGGCAAAACCCGGATATCGCTCAAACCACCGGAGGCTCAGGATGATCTGGCCATGCTGGATGCACTGAAGGAGGAATTGACCCGCCGATGGCCCATGACCCGCCTGTTGGATGTGCTCGGGGAAGTCGATCTGCGCATCGGCCTCACCAAATCCTTCCCCACGGCAGGCGCGCGACAAACCCTGTCCGGTGATGAGGTATCCCGCAGGCTTCTACTGGCGCTCCATGGGATCGGTACCACTATCGGGCTAAAGGCTGTCGCGGCCGGACCGTATAATGTGACCTACAAAGAGCTGCTCTATATTCGGCAACGGTTCATACACAAAAATGCATTGCGCGCCGCAACCCGTGCCATTGCCGATGCCACGAACCGCATTCGCGCCACAGACATCCGGGGCGATGGCAGCAGCAGTTATGCGTCAGATTCTACCCAATTTGCATCCTGGGATCAGAACCTGATGACCGAGTTGCATCAGCGTTATGGCGGGCGGGGTGTCATGATCTACTGGCACGTCGATGCGAAGGCGACCTGCATCCATTCGCAGCTGAAACAGGTATCTTCCTCAGAAGTGGCGTCGATGATCGAGGGCGTTTTACATCACGGTACCGATTTGGAGATTGATCGCCAGTTTGTTGACACCCACAGCCAGAGCGTTGTCGGCTTTGCCTTTTGTTATTTGCCGGGGTTTGAGCTCATGCCCCGGTTTAAAGGAATAGCACGTCAAAAGCTGGTGCGGGCTCTTCCAAAACCCGAACGCACCCATCCAAATCCTGATCCGCTGTTTGCACCCAAGCCGATCAATTGGGACCTGATCACTCGGCACTATGATGCAATGATCAAACTGGCGGCGGCCCTGAAACAACGCACCGCGGAACAAGAGGCCATTCTACGCCGTTTCATCCGCGGCCAACCGGCCAAAGTCACCCGGTGTTTGCGGCTCTTTTGGAACTCGGCAAAGCAGCCAGGACGATCTTCCTGTGCCAATACCTCAGTGACAAAGGTTTGCGCCGCGAGATCAATTCTGGCCTAA
- a CDS encoding Tn3 family transposase has product MFAALLELGKAARTIFLCQYLSDKGLRREINSGLNVIERWNGVNDFIFYGNGNELVSNRRDDQEIPVLSWHLLQASMVYVNTLMIQDVLADQVWRTKMTARDMAALNPLPYSHINPYGVFDLDMTTRLPLNDILVAA; this is encoded by the coding sequence GTGTTTGCGGCTCTTTTGGAACTCGGCAAAGCAGCCAGGACGATCTTCCTGTGCCAATACCTCAGTGACAAAGGTTTGCGCCGCGAGATCAATTCTGGCCTAAACGTGATTGAACGCTGGAACGGGGTGAACGACTTCATCTTCTACGGCAACGGTAATGAGCTGGTGTCCAACCGGCGCGACGACCAGGAGATCCCGGTTCTGTCATGGCATCTATTGCAGGCCAGCATGGTCTATGTGAACACACTCATGATCCAGGATGTCCTCGCGGATCAGGTGTGGCGCACGAAAATGACCGCCCGCGATATGGCGGCACTGAACCCGCTGCCATACAGCCATATCAACCCATACGGTGTCTTTGACCTCGATATGACCACGCGCCTGCCCCTGAACGATATACTGGTGGCGGCATGA
- a CDS encoding recombinase family protein, whose amino-acid sequence MTGQNLEAQIEPLQAKGCDKIFQEKLTGFDRRRPQLEKMLSALHPNDMLIVTSLDRLARSTHDLFVINRKVEVAEATFRSLREPWADTTSSMGKF is encoded by the coding sequence ATGACAGGACAGAACCTTGAAGCACAAATAGAGCCCCTTCAGGCCAAGGGCTGTGACAAGATATTCCAGGAGAAACTGACTGGGTTTGATCGCCGCCGCCCGCAACTGGAAAAAATGCTGAGCGCCCTTCACCCAAATGATATGCTCATCGTCACCAGCCTTGACCGGTTGGCGCGATCTACGCATGATCTCTTTGTGATAAACCGAAAAGTGGAAGTCGCAGAGGCAACGTTCCGATCACTCCGAGAGCCCTGGGCGGACACTACAAGTTCGATGGGAAAGTTCTGA
- a CDS encoding helix-turn-helix domain-containing protein codes for MKFGRKFKLAMHQQDQVRTMLHKGQPLHAIARHSFGRRQSTG; via the coding sequence GTGAAATTTGGCAGAAAGTTCAAACTCGCAATGCATCAACAAGACCAGGTCAGAACCATGCTTCACAAAGGGCAACCACTCCACGCCATCGCCCGCCACTCGTTTGGGCGACGACAATCGACAGGATAA
- a CDS encoding acyl-CoA dehydrogenase family protein gives MDLRYSEAELAFRAQVRAFLARSLPVDLSEKVRRGAVLGKADHERWHGILNARGWLAPNWPVAFGGAAWDAVKRHIFEEECALAHAPRIVPFGLSMLGPVLQKFGSKTQQDHWLPRILSGEDWWCQGYSEPGAGSDLASLRCAAIRDGDHYVVNGQKTWTTLGQHANMIFCLVRTDKAAKPQEGISFLLIDMETPGIEVRPIVLLDGSAEVNEVWFSDVRVPVENLVGEENKGWTYAKYLLTHERTNIAGIGFSQSGLTAVKRIARAEMAGGRLLIENPHFAARLAQVEIDLMAMSTTNLRMISKAAAGQASGVESSMLKAKGTVIRQEINDLARRAAGIYAMPFASEAVEGSNDAPPDPLQAGPVAKQYFNNRKLSIFGGSNEIQREIIAKARLRGAK, from the coding sequence GTGGATCTGAGATATAGCGAAGCGGAACTGGCCTTTCGCGCGCAGGTGCGCGCGTTTTTGGCGCGTTCCTTGCCCGTTGATTTATCCGAGAAAGTGCGCCGGGGGGCGGTGTTGGGCAAAGCGGATCATGAGCGTTGGCATGGCATTCTGAACGCCAGGGGTTGGCTCGCGCCGAACTGGCCGGTGGCCTTTGGCGGGGCCGCATGGGACGCGGTGAAGCGCCATATTTTCGAAGAGGAATGCGCGCTGGCTCATGCGCCGCGCATCGTGCCGTTCGGGTTGTCTATGCTGGGCCCGGTGTTGCAGAAGTTCGGTTCCAAGACGCAGCAGGATCACTGGTTGCCGCGCATTCTGAGTGGGGAAGACTGGTGGTGTCAGGGCTATTCCGAGCCGGGGGCGGGGTCCGATCTGGCCTCACTGCGCTGTGCAGCCATACGCGACGGGGATCATTACGTGGTCAACGGGCAGAAGACATGGACGACGCTGGGCCAGCACGCCAACATGATATTCTGCCTGGTGCGCACGGACAAAGCAGCCAAGCCACAGGAGGGGATTTCGTTCCTGCTCATCGACATGGAAACGCCCGGCATCGAAGTACGCCCCATCGTGCTGCTGGATGGTAGTGCGGAGGTCAATGAGGTGTGGTTCAGCGATGTGCGCGTGCCGGTGGAAAACCTTGTGGGGGAGGAGAACAAGGGCTGGACTTATGCCAAATATCTACTGACACATGAGCGCACGAATATTGCGGGTATCGGGTTTTCGCAGTCCGGGCTGACGGCGGTCAAACGCATCGCGCGCGCCGAGATGGCGGGCGGTAGGCTGTTGATCGAGAACCCCCATTTCGCCGCGCGGCTGGCGCAGGTGGAGATTGATTTGATGGCGATGTCCACCACTAATTTGCGGATGATCTCAAAGGCGGCGGCGGGGCAGGCATCGGGCGTGGAAAGCTCCATGCTCAAGGCCAAAGGCACGGTGATCCGGCAGGAAATCAACGATCTGGCGCGCCGTGCGGCGGGGATTTACGCCATGCCCTTTGCCTCCGAGGCGGTTGAAGGCTCCAATGATGCGCCGCCCGATCCGCTGCAGGCGGGGCCGGTGGCAAAGCAGTATTTCAACAACCGCAAGCTGTCGATCTTTGGCGGATCCAATGAAATCCAGCGCGAAATCATCGCCAAGGCGAGGTTGAGAGGGGCGAAATGA
- a CDS encoding FAD-dependent oxidoreductase encodes MNDKIAYARHGNVAVLRLENPPVNALSHAVRGGLMAGMDRAEADTGVRAVLLVGAGRAFIAGADIKEFGKTPLEPHLPDVCNRIEASPLLVVASMHGVSLGGGLEVALSAHYRIAQPDARLGLPEVHLGLIPGAGGTQRLPRVAGVEAALDMITTGRHVMAPEALAMGVIDQIEAGDPEAIGLAYAKALLYEEAARRPVSEMPAPAPVDWDARYAAVLRKGRGQISPAQAVRAVQASVEMPFDAGLKAERAMFRELMETDQRQGMIHAFFAERAVSNLPGLEGIAPRALTGVGVIGGGTMGAGIATAALLSGLRVCLIERDTAVAEAARGRISANLAGALKRGKISQEQQDAMLDHALVLATDYAALKDADLVIEAVFEEMATKKTVFKQLDKVCKPGAVLATNTSYLDVNEIAAGTSRAGDVIGLHFFSPAHVMKLLEVVVTDQTTPDVVATGFALGKRLGKVAVRAGVCDGFIGNRILNTYRSAADHMVLDGASPFQIDAALADFGFAMGPFAMADLAGLDIAWAMRKRRAPHLDSRARVGKYADRLCEAGHFGQKTGAGFYTYEQGQRVGTPNPDVMSLIEAERAARGITPRDFTDAEITRRYMAAMANEAARVVGEGIARRPLDVDMVLLFGYGFPRFWGGPLKWADLLGLPALLADVERFAQEDVFFWEPAPLLQQLVSEGRNFDDLNKAG; translated from the coding sequence ATGAATGATAAGATTGCCTATGCGCGCCACGGGAATGTGGCTGTTCTGCGTCTGGAAAACCCGCCGGTAAACGCGCTGAGCCATGCGGTGCGCGGGGGGCTGATGGCGGGGATGGACCGCGCCGAAGCGGACACAGGCGTGCGCGCGGTTCTGCTGGTGGGCGCGGGGCGGGCGTTCATCGCGGGTGCGGATATCAAGGAGTTCGGCAAGACGCCCTTGGAGCCGCATTTGCCGGATGTCTGCAACCGGATCGAGGCCTCGCCGCTTCTGGTTGTGGCCTCAATGCATGGGGTGAGCCTGGGCGGGGGGCTGGAGGTTGCACTATCGGCGCATTACCGGATTGCGCAGCCGGATGCGCGCCTTGGCCTGCCGGAGGTACATCTGGGCCTGATACCAGGTGCGGGGGGCACGCAGCGTTTGCCCCGCGTCGCCGGGGTGGAGGCGGCCCTCGATATGATCACCACGGGGCGACACGTGATGGCCCCCGAAGCGTTGGCGATGGGGGTGATCGACCAGATTGAGGCCGGTGATCCGGAAGCCATTGGTCTGGCCTATGCCAAGGCGTTGCTGTATGAGGAGGCCGCGCGGCGCCCAGTCAGCGAGATGCCCGCGCCCGCGCCGGTGGACTGGGATGCGCGTTATGCAGCGGTTTTGCGCAAGGGGCGCGGTCAGATCTCCCCCGCACAGGCGGTACGGGCGGTGCAGGCCAGCGTCGAGATGCCCTTTGACGCGGGGCTCAAGGCGGAGCGGGCGATGTTTCGCGAGTTGATGGAAACCGACCAACGCCAGGGCATGATCCACGCATTTTTCGCCGAGCGCGCGGTCAGCAATTTGCCCGGCCTTGAGGGCATCGCCCCGCGCGCCCTCACCGGAGTCGGGGTCATCGGGGGCGGCACAATGGGCGCCGGTATCGCTACGGCCGCGCTGTTGTCGGGCCTGCGCGTGTGTCTGATTGAGCGCGACACAGCGGTGGCGGAGGCCGCCAGGGGTCGGATCAGCGCGAACCTTGCGGGGGCCTTGAAGCGCGGAAAGATCAGCCAGGAACAGCAGGATGCGATGCTGGATCATGCGCTGGTTCTGGCCACGGATTACGCCGCGTTGAAAGACGCCGATCTGGTGATCGAGGCGGTTTTCGAGGAGATGGCGACCAAGAAAACCGTGTTTAAGCAATTGGATAAGGTCTGCAAGCCCGGTGCCGTGCTGGCCACCAATACCTCCTATCTGGATGTGAATGAGATCGCCGCCGGCACGTCGCGCGCCGGTGATGTGATCGGGCTGCATTTCTTTTCTCCTGCCCATGTGATGAAGCTGCTCGAAGTGGTGGTGACGGATCAGACCACGCCCGATGTGGTGGCAACCGGGTTTGCGCTGGGCAAGCGGCTGGGGAAGGTCGCGGTGCGCGCGGGCGTTTGCGACGGGTTCATCGGCAACCGGATCCTCAATACCTACCGCAGCGCCGCCGATCATATGGTGCTTGACGGTGCCAGCCCGTTTCAGATCGACGCGGCGCTGGCGGATTTCGGTTTCGCCATGGGGCCATTTGCGATGGCCGATCTGGCCGGGCTCGACATCGCCTGGGCCATGCGCAAGCGGCGCGCGCCCCACCTTGATTCGCGCGCGCGGGTTGGGAAATATGCGGATCGGCTTTGTGAAGCGGGGCATTTCGGGCAGAAGACGGGTGCGGGGTTTTACACCTATGAACAAGGCCAGCGGGTCGGCACGCCGAACCCTGACGTCATGAGTTTGATCGAGGCGGAACGGGCCGCGCGGGGCATCACACCGCGCGACTTTACAGATGCGGAAATTACCCGCCGCTATATGGCGGCGATGGCGAATGAGGCGGCGCGGGTCGTGGGCGAGGGCATTGCACGCCGTCCGCTGGATGTGGATATGGTGCTGCTCTTTGGCTACGGGTTTCCGCGTTTCTGGGGCGGGCCGCTGAAATGGGCCGATCTGTTGGGGTTGCCCGCGCTTCTGGCGGATGTCGAAAGGTTCGCGCAGGAAGATGTGTTTTTCTGGGAGCCCGCACCGCTGTTGCAGCAATTGGTGAGTGAGGGGCGCAATTTCGATGACCTGAACAAGGCCGGATGA
- a CDS encoding class I SAM-dependent methyltransferase, translated as MSRLDLFIDRMVSQRACLDHAATLTAKLSGPVFELGLGNGRTYHHMCQILPPRDIYVFERAVASHPDSTPPEDRVLLGDVFETLPAALERFGAVARLIHADLGGHDAAKNDAFARRVSPMIAPLLAPDGLMVSSDRMYFDDLKEIDLPEAAVPGRCFIYQR; from the coding sequence ATGAGCCGTCTCGACCTCTTCATCGACCGTATGGTGTCCCAACGCGCCTGTCTCGACCACGCGGCCACGCTCACGGCGAAGCTTTCGGGGCCGGTGTTCGAATTGGGGCTCGGGAACGGGCGCACCTATCACCATATGTGCCAAATCCTGCCGCCGCGCGATATCTATGTGTTTGAGCGCGCCGTGGCCTCGCACCCGGACAGCACCCCGCCCGAGGATCGCGTCTTGCTGGGCGATGTGTTCGAAACTTTGCCCGCAGCGTTGGAGCGGTTCGGGGCGGTTGCGCGGTTGATCCATGCGGATCTGGGCGGGCATGATGCGGCCAAAAACGATGCGTTTGCGCGGCGGGTTTCGCCCATGATCGCACCTTTGCTGGCACCCGACGGGTTGATGGTTTCCAGCGACCGGATGTATTTTGATGACCTGAAGGAGATTGATTTGCCGGAGGCTGCGGTGCCGGGGCGCTGTTTTATCTATCAACGCTGA